The segment TCTCACGCTACCGGCGGTAGCGCGATACAGCCCGCAGATCAGGCGCTGCAAGGTACTCTTACCGGCTCCGATACGACCGATGATTGCCACTCGCTCGCCAGGTTCGATACTCAGAGAAATATCCGTCACGGCTGGAGGAGTATTGGGTGCATAGGCAAAGCCAACACGATCGAACTCGATACGCATCTGAAGCTGTTCACGATGCACATAACGGCGATCTTCAGCCTCTTCTGGTAGCGCCATGATCTGATCCAGTGCCCCCATGGCACTTCGCGTCTGCCCGATACGCGTGATCAACAATGCCAGCTGGCCAAGCGGCTGTAGTGCACGCCCGGAGAGCATGACAGCGGCAATCAACCCACCGACAGACAGACGTGCATCAGCAATCAGATAGACCCCGTAAACCACCAGTGCAACGGTAGTTGCCTGAGTGAGCGACATGCTTAGCGAACTGACCGATGTCGTCAGGTTGCGGCTTTTCACTCCCCAATGAGCGATCTGCCCGACGGCACGCTCATAGCGACGCTGGGTTTCTCCCTGAGCATTGGCCAGCTTGAGACTCTCCAGGCCAGATACTGCTTCCACAAGGCGAGCATTGCGCTCTGTCGCCAGGCGTGAGCCTTTCTCGATACTGCTACGAAGTGGTTTCTGAATCGCGAGGCTATAGATCATCAAGATGACCAACGCTGCCAACGGCACAAGTACCAATGGGCCAGCCACAATCCAGATGATCAGCAAGAAGAGCAAGGCAAAGGGCAGATCGACCAGCGTAGATAGCGTTGCAGAGGTGAAGAACTCTCGAATCGAGTCAAATTCTTGCAGGTGCTTGACGTATCCCCCCACTGAACCGGGCCGCGATTCCATCCGCAGATTCATGGTCTTGGCAAACAGCTTCGAAGTCAGCAGCACTTCGGATTTCTTGCCCGCTGTATCCATGAAATAGGCGCGCGTCTGCCGCATCACGAAGTCAAAGATCATGATGATTGCCATGCCAGTCGCCATGACCCATAGCGTATTGAACGCAAGGTTAGGCACGACCTTGTCATAGGCATTCATCACGAACAGTGGCGATGCAACGGCAAACAGATTGATCAGAACAGAGGCCAGGATCACATCGCGAT is part of the Cobetia sp. L2A1 genome and harbors:
- a CDS encoding type I secretion system permease/ATPase, encoding MSDQPTPLRPDPVGEKEGDPLLNALVFMARYHGNPRSAAVLVDGLPMEEGRLPLALIDRAAARANLSAKLVSQKITAISDMLMPCILMLNEGRAVVLLEVDEDTGKARIHQPEADGDELVDIETLASRHDGRVVYMKQEHRFDERAPETLKQSDGHWFWSTLKLSAPIYRDVILASVLINLFAVASPLFVMNAYDKVVPNLAFNTLWVMATGMAIIMIFDFVMRQTRAYFMDTAGKKSEVLLTSKLFAKTMNLRMESRPGSVGGYVKHLQEFDSIREFFTSATLSTLVDLPFALLFLLIIWIVAGPLVLVPLAALVILMIYSLAIQKPLRSSIEKGSRLATERNARLVEAVSGLESLKLANAQGETQRRYERAVGQIAHWGVKSRNLTTSVSSLSMSLTQATTVALVVYGVYLIADARLSVGGLIAAVMLSGRALQPLGQLALLITRIGQTRSAMGALDQIMALPEEAEDRRYVHREQLQMRIEFDRVGFAYAPNTPPAVTDISLSIEPGERVAIIGRIGAGKSTLQRLICGLYRATAGSVRIDGLDLNQLHPADVRRHIGHAGQDSALFFGSIRDNITLGQPHSSDIQIDLAADAAGVTEFTRHHPEGLDRQVGEGGRMLSSGQRQTVLLARALLMRPPLLLLDEPGSHMDNRAELRLRRMLKSLPRSQTMVLVTHKSSMLDVVDRVIVMEAGRVVADGPKEKVLNALNEGRVAGRPQEVKRG